The following proteins are encoded in a genomic region of Pelodictyon phaeoclathratiforme BU-1:
- a CDS encoding chemotaxis protein CheB, translating to MTKEPSGNLKAKKLDGVTLKAANNCFPIVGIGASAGGLEALEIFLKNVPSRCGIAFVIVQHLDPTHKGIMVELLQRVTDIPVVQVRDRLKIEPDHVYVIPPNKDMSLLHGVLHLLAPVEPRGLRLPIDFFFRSLADDLQQQSIGVILSGMGSDGSHGLRAIKENGGGVFVQAPSSAKFDGMPRSAIEAGRVDVIAPVEELPAKIITYLRHFPLLPLQQDPPLEERALSGLEKVVILLRTHTGQDFSLYKKSTIYRRIERRMGIHQIEKIADYVRFLQENPHETDLLFKELLIGVTSFFRDPAVWEILKLKAIPALLAAHPAGGVLRAWVVGCSSGEEAYSLAIIFKEAVASVKPLGNFKLQIFATDLDKDAIDKARTGCFPLNISAEVSTERLQRFFERDNNSYRILREIRETVVFAPQNVIMDPPFTKLDILVCRNLLIYMEPELQKKLFPLFHYTLNPGGILFLGSAESLGSFTSLFKPIDGKTRLFSKLHHGVRPEPLALPFSFAHSLPVPQDVAIDQPKSKSSAINLQSMTDQFLLEHYTPAAVLTNDKGDIIYISGHTGKYLEPAAGKANWNIFAMAREGLRYELNLMFGNALRQQGVATKRGLSVSSNGETQAVNLTIRLLEKPDALHGLVLIVFSDVERVVGGTLRDPALSVDRGGARQKLLEQELSQARDEILSIREEMQTSQEELKSTNEEMQSANEELQSTNEELTTSKEEMQSMNEELQTVNHELQSKVSDLSQANNDMKNLLNSTDIATLFLDDALNIRRFTTRTAAIIKLIASDVGRPITDIVTELHYPALADDAREVLHTLVYSEKQVSASNGRWFSVKIMPYRTQENRIVGLVITFSDISVAKKLEESLRESEERLRAAIESSGIIVAAVDKEFRYIWFYDPRHMFHASTSIGMRDEELPGMQNAAELMEIRQKVIATGESVHRDLMLKQADGCRSFYTLIARPLRDAGGNVIGVITVAADNTARKEAEVAQKESEDRFRLLFDAIPEGALLLDAKGRIIMVNPEAERILGFSREEMQGKTSSELRWKIVREDGSDFPFEEHPAFVALRTAQPVRGVIIGVFQPGHNHCRWIRINAQPWFQAGMEAPFQVYMTFVDIKSFRSCPEIKQEENPS from the coding sequence ATGACGAAAGAACCCTCCGGCAACCTTAAGGCAAAAAAGCTTGATGGGGTCACCCTGAAGGCTGCAAATAATTGTTTTCCTATTGTTGGTATTGGTGCTTCAGCAGGAGGATTGGAGGCACTGGAGATTTTTCTGAAAAATGTTCCTTCCCGGTGCGGTATCGCCTTTGTGATTGTTCAGCATCTTGATCCTACTCACAAGGGGATTATGGTGGAGTTGCTGCAGCGGGTTACCGATATCCCGGTCGTTCAGGTGAGAGATCGCCTGAAAATTGAGCCAGACCATGTCTATGTTATTCCTCCAAACAAGGACATGTCGTTGCTGCACGGAGTATTGCATCTGCTTGCTCCGGTAGAGCCTCGAGGGCTTCGTTTGCCTATTGATTTCTTTTTTCGCTCACTTGCAGATGATTTGCAACAGCAGAGTATCGGTGTCATTCTCTCTGGAATGGGCTCCGATGGAAGCCATGGCTTGCGTGCTATAAAAGAGAATGGTGGAGGTGTTTTTGTGCAGGCACCCTCTTCGGCCAAGTTTGACGGAATGCCTCGAAGTGCCATTGAGGCTGGCAGGGTTGATGTTATTGCTCCCGTTGAGGAGCTTCCTGCTAAAATTATTACCTATCTGCGGCATTTTCCATTATTACCCTTACAACAGGATCCTCCGCTGGAAGAGAGAGCGTTAAGCGGTCTGGAAAAAGTGGTGATACTCTTGCGAACCCATACCGGGCAGGATTTTTCGCTCTATAAAAAAAGCACGATCTATCGCCGCATTGAGCGACGCATGGGTATTCACCAGATTGAAAAAATAGCTGACTATGTTCGCTTTTTGCAGGAAAACCCCCATGAGACTGATCTGCTTTTCAAAGAACTTCTGATAGGGGTAACCAGTTTTTTCCGCGATCCGGCAGTGTGGGAAATTTTGAAACTGAAGGCAATTCCAGCCCTGCTTGCTGCTCATCCGGCTGGTGGTGTTTTGCGGGCTTGGGTGGTAGGTTGTTCTTCTGGTGAGGAGGCCTATTCCCTTGCAATTATATTTAAGGAGGCTGTTGCATCGGTCAAACCTCTCGGGAATTTCAAATTGCAGATATTTGCAACTGACCTGGATAAAGATGCTATCGACAAAGCCCGTACAGGATGCTTTCCCTTGAACATTTCGGCAGAAGTCTCAACTGAAAGGCTGCAGCGTTTCTTTGAGCGCGACAATAATAGCTATAGAATATTGCGGGAGATCCGTGAAACGGTAGTGTTTGCGCCGCAGAATGTGATCATGGATCCCCCTTTTACCAAGCTCGATATTCTGGTTTGCCGAAACCTGCTGATCTATATGGAGCCGGAGCTGCAGAAAAAGCTTTTTCCACTTTTTCATTACACTCTTAATCCTGGAGGCATTCTTTTTCTGGGAAGTGCCGAGAGCCTTGGTTCATTTACCTCTCTTTTTAAACCGATTGATGGTAAAACACGGCTTTTCAGCAAGCTTCACCACGGAGTTCGTCCAGAGCCCCTTGCTTTGCCCTTTTCATTTGCGCACTCCTTGCCTGTGCCTCAGGACGTTGCGATTGATCAGCCAAAATCAAAATCCTCAGCCATCAACCTGCAGTCCATGACAGATCAGTTCCTCCTCGAACATTATACTCCTGCTGCCGTGTTGACCAATGACAAGGGGGATATCATTTATATCAGCGGCCATACAGGCAAGTATCTTGAACCGGCGGCAGGAAAAGCCAACTGGAATATTTTTGCGATGGCACGCGAAGGGCTTCGCTATGAACTGAATCTCATGTTCGGCAATGCACTTCGTCAACAAGGAGTGGCTACAAAAAGAGGACTGAGTGTCAGCTCGAACGGAGAAACACAGGCTGTCAATCTGACAATCCGGCTTTTGGAAAAGCCGGATGCTTTGCATGGTCTGGTTTTGATTGTGTTTTCCGATGTCGAAAGGGTTGTGGGAGGAACATTACGGGATCCGGCTCTCTCTGTTGACAGAGGTGGAGCCCGGCAGAAACTGCTCGAGCAGGAATTGAGTCAGGCACGAGATGAGATCCTCAGTATCCGTGAGGAGATGCAGACTTCACAGGAGGAGCTCAAATCAACCAATGAAGAGATGCAGTCGGCCAACGAAGAATTGCAGAGCACTAACGAGGAGCTGACCACATCGAAGGAAGAGATGCAGTCTATGAACGAGGAGCTGCAGACGGTTAATCACGAACTGCAATCAAAGGTGAGTGATTTATCGCAGGCCAACAATGATATGAAAAACCTGCTGAACAGTACTGATATTGCAACACTGTTTCTGGACGATGCACTCAACATTCGCCGTTTCACCACACGGACAGCGGCCATTATCAAACTGATTGCAAGTGACGTAGGACGCCCCATAACCGATATTGTGACGGAGTTGCATTATCCCGCATTAGCTGATGATGCACGAGAGGTTCTTCATACTCTTGTGTACAGTGAAAAACAGGTTTCAGCCAGTAATGGGCGTTGGTTCAGCGTGAAGATTATGCCATACCGAACACAAGAAAACCGCATTGTCGGTCTGGTGATCACCTTCAGTGATATCAGTGTAGCAAAAAAGCTCGAAGAGAGCCTGCGGGAGAGCGAAGAGCGTCTTCGGGCAGCAATTGAAAGTTCGGGTATTATCGTCGCTGCTGTTGACAAGGAGTTTCGTTATATCTGGTTCTATGATCCCCGCCATATGTTCCATGCATCAACTTCAATCGGAATGCGGGATGAGGAGCTTCCTGGGATGCAGAACGCCGCTGAACTGATGGAAATCAGGCAAAAAGTTATTGCAACAGGGGAGAGCGTGCACAGGGATTTGATGTTGAAGCAGGCCGACGGTTGCCGCAGTTTTTATACACTCATTGCAAGGCCTCTGAGAGATGCCGGAGGTAACGTGATCGGAGTGATTACAGTCGCCGCAGACAACACTGCCCGCAAAGAGGCTGAGGTGGCCCAGAAAGAGAGTGAAGATCGTTTTCGCCTTTTGTTTGACGCAATACCCGAGGGTGCTTTACTTCTTGATGCGAAGGGCAGAATTATTATGGTAAATCCAGAGGCAGAACGTATTTTGGGCTTCTCTCGTGAAGAGATGCAGGGGAAAACCTCTTCGGAGCTTCGCTGGAAAATCGTTCGGGAAGATGGTTCTGATTTTCCGTTCGAAGAGCATCCGGCCTTTGTCGCATTGCGTACCGCCCAGCCCGTCAGGGGAGTCATTATCGGTGTGTTTCAACCCGGACACAATCATTGCCGATGGATCCGCATCAATGCACAGCCATGGTTCCAGGCAGGAATGGAAGCACCTTTTCAGGTTTACATGACGTTTGTCGATATCAAATCTTTTCGGTCTTGTCCGGAAATTAAGCAGGAGGAAAACCCTTCATGA
- a CDS encoding winged helix-turn-helix domain-containing protein, translated as MTRKRAPLVDLSILRRQAEAQLIAGRKKHLDVTASPDEMQRIIHELAVYQIELEMQQDELLQTRLELEESLDCYTELYDFAPLGYLTLDREGVIRKVNLSGSKLIGIDRSHLIGDRLGGFILAEDLPGYNAMLERVFSSRDHASCEVILQRDGTSSSFDPFISGTTDVLHSRTVRIDAVVSNDGQECRAVISDISMQKQVERENKALMERLIQARRTKSIDQPGGESTGNFNHQLLDKVIHSRIRFAALSYLYVVEQACFVEIKKQVRTTDGNLSVHMRMLELAEYISCDKDVQSRKPQTIYRITPKGHDAFMQYKECLMAFLGT; from the coding sequence ATGACAAGGAAACGAGCACCGTTGGTGGATTTAAGCATATTGCGGCGGCAGGCTGAAGCGCAACTCATTGCAGGCCGGAAAAAACATCTTGATGTTACCGCTTCCCCTGATGAAATGCAGCGGATTATCCATGAACTGGCAGTATACCAGATAGAGCTTGAAATGCAGCAGGATGAACTGCTTCAGACGAGATTGGAGCTGGAGGAGAGCCTGGATTGTTACACCGAACTGTATGACTTTGCTCCGCTTGGCTATCTGACACTCGACCGGGAGGGAGTGATACGAAAGGTAAATCTGAGTGGTTCAAAGCTGATTGGCATTGATCGATCCCACCTGATTGGTGATCGTCTGGGAGGATTTATTCTGGCTGAAGATCTTCCGGGATATAATGCTATGCTGGAGCGGGTATTCAGCTCCCGTGACCATGCTTCCTGTGAAGTCATACTTCAGCGTGATGGAACCTCCTCTTCGTTTGATCCTTTCATATCTGGCACAACCGATGTTCTCCATAGCCGTACGGTTCGCATTGATGCTGTTGTCAGTAATGATGGCCAAGAGTGCCGTGCAGTCATTTCGGACATCAGTATGCAAAAGCAGGTTGAACGAGAGAATAAAGCGCTCATGGAGCGTTTGATTCAAGCCAGAAGGACAAAGTCAATTGATCAGCCCGGCGGCGAATCCACAGGCAACTTTAACCATCAGTTGCTTGACAAAGTCATTCATTCAAGGATACGGTTTGCAGCCCTTTCCTATTTGTATGTTGTTGAGCAGGCTTGCTTTGTGGAAATCAAGAAACAGGTCAGGACAACCGATGGTAATTTAAGCGTTCATATGCGGATGCTTGAGTTGGCGGAGTATATCAGTTGCGATAAGGACGTTCAGTCACGCAAGCCGCAAACCATCTACAGGATAACGCCAAAGGGTCACGACGCCTTTATGCAGTACAAGGAGTGTCTCATGGCGTTTCTTGGTACCTGA
- a CDS encoding lmo0937 family membrane protein, which yields MLETIVIILVVLWLLGVVTSYTMGGLIHGLLVLAIVVILIRVIQGRRI from the coding sequence ATGCTCGAAACCATAGTCATTATTCTTGTTGTCCTCTGGCTGTTGGGTGTTGTCACCTCGTATACTATGGGAGGACTTATTCACGGCCTTTTGGTCCTCGCTATTGTGGTCATTCTCATTCGTGTCATTCAAGGTCGGCGCATTTAA
- a CDS encoding YXWGXW repeat-containing protein, with amino-acid sequence MKKTIWLAAGVAGMLLGTPAIEARGAVNVQIRALNDHSFVIDSRPSFINLPERGFSVAVGTPYDIVYYDHRYYINQKGSWYRSSSYRGPWKVIREKNLPGKIRRHRLEDIKRYRDTEYSKISNRRTLEQQRSDENNRRVLEQQRSDENNRRVLEQQRSDENNRRVLEQQRSDENNRRVLEQQRHDENRR; translated from the coding sequence ATGAAAAAAACCATTTGGCTTGCTGCTGGCGTTGCAGGAATGCTTCTCGGTACTCCCGCTATTGAGGCTCGCGGGGCGGTGAACGTACAGATTCGTGCTTTGAACGATCACTCGTTTGTGATTGATTCCCGGCCAAGTTTTATCAATTTGCCGGAGCGGGGTTTTTCAGTAGCAGTCGGAACTCCTTATGATATAGTCTATTACGACCATCGCTACTACATAAACCAGAAGGGATCATGGTACCGTTCTTCCAGTTATCGTGGACCGTGGAAGGTTATTCGTGAGAAAAATCTTCCCGGAAAAATAAGAAGACATCGCCTTGAAGATATCAAGAGGTATCGGGATACCGAGTATAGCAAAATCAGTAACCGCAGAACTCTGGAGCAGCAGCGCAGTGACGAAAACAATCGCAGAGTCCTGGAGCAGCAGCGCAGTGATGAAAACAATCGCAGAGTCCTGGAGCAGCAGCGCAGTGATGAAAACAATCGCAGAGTCCTGGAGCAGCAGCGCAGTGACGAAAACAATCGTAGAGTTCTGGAGCAGCAGCGCCATGATGAAAACCGCAGATGA
- a CDS encoding sll1863 family stress response protein has product MNLKEAYKKKAAAELELAQARLVEFRAKAKNFNAEAHLNYAKQLDEFEHGIETAKGKLKELGEAGEEAWEKLKDGVESALRSSSNALKDIADKFKD; this is encoded by the coding sequence ATGAATTTGAAGGAAGCTTATAAAAAGAAAGCTGCTGCCGAGCTGGAACTGGCACAGGCACGATTGGTTGAGTTCAGGGCAAAAGCAAAAAATTTTAATGCCGAAGCTCATCTCAACTATGCCAAACAGCTTGATGAGTTTGAGCATGGGATCGAAACCGCAAAAGGCAAGCTGAAGGAGCTGGGTGAGGCGGGAGAAGAGGCTTGGGAGAAGCTCAAGGATGGTGTGGAGAGTGCCTTACGCTCATCAAGTAATGCTCTCAAAGACATTGCTGACAAGTTTAAGGATTGA
- a CDS encoding RNA polymerase sigma24 factor, translating into MIKEKRTPMDLMDDIYSLAYWMTGSENAAVELVNRTYLHVDRNTPEKEMFSIFRGCYFDSFGRDGLHPVSKSLRKPMNRLVASLSRRDADIKLSVLFSEISGLKHRTISTIIGKPLDTIRVWLSAGRKSLATGMLSLDAPLLPGVSLTRESVL; encoded by the coding sequence ATGATCAAGGAAAAAAGAACGCCGATGGATTTGATGGATGATATTTACAGCCTTGCGTATTGGATGACCGGCTCTGAGAACGCTGCTGTTGAGCTTGTCAACAGAACCTATTTACATGTTGACAGGAATACTCCTGAAAAAGAGATGTTTTCAATATTCAGAGGGTGTTATTTTGATAGTTTTGGTCGTGATGGGTTGCATCCTGTATCGAAGTCACTGCGAAAGCCTATGAATCGCCTGGTGGCGTCATTAAGCCGACGGGATGCAGATATCAAGCTCTCGGTATTGTTTTCAGAGATCTCCGGACTGAAACATCGGACGATATCAACAATAATCGGCAAGCCCCTTGATACCATAAGAGTATGGTTGTCTGCAGGACGCAAATCGCTTGCAACGGGAATGCTCTCTCTTGATGCTCCTCTGTTGCCAGGTGTTTCTTTAACGCGGGAGAGTGTGCTATGA
- a CDS encoding glycosyltransferase family 4 protein, whose product MKKLRIAQIAPLVERVPPKKYGGTERVVYHLTEGLVERGHDVTLFASGDSITSARLVAPIKEALRLGGEEHTPMIVSMMMLSRVYEKMLHEFDIIHSHLEYLTLPYAHKTLVPTVLTMHGRLDLGDSSAMLRTYRDMAYVSISDSQRRPVEDINWAKTIYHGYPASCFEFNATPGDYFLYLGRFSEEKKPDQAIMLARECNIPLKIAAKIDPTDQEYFEKKIRPLLDHPLIEYVGEVGDQQKVELLKNAKALLNTIDWPEPFGLVMIEALACGTPVIVRGCGSAPEVITHGKTGFICESKLDFIEAIHKVDSLSRYVCREEFERRFSLDTMVDNYEELYYSLHQNRMTNHALSVPLHQNGANVFG is encoded by the coding sequence ATGAAAAAACTTCGAATTGCGCAGATAGCTCCCTTGGTGGAGCGTGTTCCTCCGAAGAAATATGGTGGAACCGAAAGAGTTGTTTACCATTTGACGGAAGGATTGGTAGAGAGAGGTCATGACGTCACCCTGTTTGCCTCGGGAGACTCCATAACCAGTGCCAGGCTTGTTGCTCCCATAAAAGAAGCACTTCGACTTGGAGGAGAGGAGCATACGCCCATGATCGTCTCAATGATGATGTTAAGCCGGGTTTATGAGAAAATGCTTCATGAATTTGATATCATTCACTCCCATCTTGAATACCTGACACTTCCGTATGCTCATAAAACGCTGGTGCCAACTGTTCTGACGATGCATGGCAGACTTGATCTCGGAGATAGTTCAGCAATGCTGAGAACCTACCGTGATATGGCTTATGTCTCGATCAGTGATTCCCAGCGCCGTCCTGTCGAAGATATCAACTGGGCAAAAACCATCTATCATGGTTACCCAGCCTCCTGTTTTGAATTCAATGCGACACCAGGAGACTATTTTCTCTATCTCGGTCGTTTTTCTGAAGAAAAAAAACCTGACCAGGCAATCATGCTCGCTCGTGAGTGCAATATACCGCTGAAAATTGCAGCCAAAATTGATCCGACAGACCAGGAATATTTTGAGAAAAAAATCAGGCCACTGCTTGATCATCCACTTATTGAGTATGTCGGTGAGGTTGGTGATCAGCAGAAAGTCGAGCTGTTGAAAAATGCCAAGGCTCTTCTCAATACCATAGATTGGCCTGAGCCGTTTGGTCTGGTCATGATTGAGGCACTTGCCTGTGGCACTCCGGTTATCGTCAGGGGATGTGGATCTGCTCCGGAAGTGATCACGCATGGTAAAACAGGCTTTATTTGTGAAAGCAAGCTCGACTTTATCGAAGCTATTCATAAGGTTGATTCCCTGTCGAGGTACGTTTGCCGCGAGGAGTTTGAACGGCGTTTTTCCCTTGATACGATGGTTGATAATTATGAAGAACTCTACTATAGCTTGCACCAGAACAGGATGACGAATCATGCTCTGTCAGTTCCATTGCACCAGAATGGAGCAAACGTGTTTGGTTGA
- a CDS encoding DUF4405 domain-containing protein, with protein sequence MKQLFSWRIFTSFGLFLSFFMILISGVILYIGPSGRGPGAMGWSMIGLTKPEWQNQHIIFGFAFSLISLFHLFAINWKVFFSYLKTKSTDGTRRSVELLAIIALSLLFGIGTYNKVQPFSGILDFGRSISKSWEGPKMQSPERQQRSGTIINSRGNHESE encoded by the coding sequence ATGAAACAACTGTTCAGTTGGCGAATATTTACAAGTTTCGGGCTTTTTCTCTCTTTTTTTATGATCCTGATTTCGGGTGTGATACTCTATATCGGCCCATCGGGCAGAGGGCCTGGCGCGATGGGTTGGAGTATGATTGGTTTGACAAAACCAGAATGGCAAAACCAGCATATTATTTTTGGATTTGCCTTTTCCCTTATCTCCCTGTTTCATCTTTTTGCCATTAATTGGAAAGTGTTCTTTTCTTACCTGAAAACAAAAAGCACTGACGGAACCAGACGTTCAGTTGAGCTTCTTGCCATCATTGCTCTCTCTCTTCTTTTTGGTATTGGTACCTACAACAAAGTTCAGCCGTTTTCGGGCATACTTGATTTTGGCAGAAGCATTTCAAAATCATGGGAAGGTCCAAAAATGCAATCTCCAGAAAGGCAGCAGAGGTCAGGTACTATCATCAATTCACGCGGTAATCATGAGTCTGAATAA
- a CDS encoding tetratricopeptide repeat protein: MTGYLQYWRGGKSWRSGRFAAASAGLIFFIIIALTGTIGATLSLAALKSDASMRTLVEARKALEQAEKSADPDQIEVALSLNNLAGQCFFLNQYATADTLFRRALAIREKSLGSAHLDVATSLNNLAELYKIQARYAEAEPLCIRALAIREGSFGPDHPSIAMSLNALAGLYFIQGRYLESELLFKRALAMHDRLLGPDHPDHPEVVMGLNNLATLCQFQGRYTEAEPYYRRALAISEKLARHDQPEVATSLNNFAEFCKILGRYAEAEPLLTRALSIREKIFGTAHPDVATSLNNLAGLYFAQGRFREAAPLYKRSLAIREKIFGSAHPDVAISLNNLAELYKTQGKYAEAAPLFLQALAIKEKFFCSAHIQTVVGLNALAGFYSFQGRYADAEALMKRALAIRDKIVGSVQPDRATCMNNLAGLYSAQGRYRAAELLYSRSFALRVESVGPEHVMVAESLNNQAELCRSLGQYADAAPLYNRALAIQEKVFGLDHPCVARTLNNIGKLYSIQNKYADAEQLYRRALVIREKFFGPDHPYVARSLNNLASLYSADGRYAEAHRLYVRALAIREEALGFDHPDVALSLNNLAALYQAQGRCALAEPLYTRALDIQEKAFGVEHPDVATTLNNLGRLYYAGNRNVESEALYRRALAIQEKVFGAWHPDVATTLNNLALLYKFEGRYADAKPLFTRSIAIREKCFGQDNQNVAVSLQNLAELYTAEGRYAEAEPFTRRSLAIVEKSLGPVDANVATLLEHLAIICRKTGQGVVADEAQKRAAVIRSLHH, translated from the coding sequence ATGACTGGTTATTTGCAGTATTGGCGGGGAGGAAAGTCCTGGCGCTCTGGGCGCTTTGCTGCTGCTTCGGCGGGGTTGATTTTTTTTATCATCATCGCCCTTACAGGCACGATTGGTGCCACTCTTTCCCTTGCAGCTCTCAAGAGTGATGCCAGTATGCGCACCCTTGTTGAGGCCAGGAAAGCTTTGGAACAGGCGGAAAAGAGTGCCGATCCTGATCAGATTGAGGTTGCTTTGAGTCTGAACAATCTTGCTGGTCAGTGCTTCTTTCTGAATCAATATGCAACAGCCGACACCCTTTTCAGGCGGGCACTGGCAATCCGGGAGAAATCCCTTGGTTCTGCTCACCTCGATGTGGCAACGAGTTTGAACAACCTGGCGGAGTTATATAAAATTCAGGCCCGATACGCAGAGGCAGAGCCTCTCTGCATTCGTGCACTTGCTATCCGTGAGGGCTCTTTTGGGCCGGATCATCCCTCTATTGCAATGAGTCTGAATGCTCTTGCAGGACTTTATTTTATTCAGGGACGGTATCTGGAATCCGAGCTACTCTTCAAGCGTGCATTAGCAATGCATGACAGGCTTCTTGGTCCAGACCATCCTGATCATCCCGAGGTTGTCATGGGCTTGAACAACCTTGCAACTCTTTGTCAGTTTCAGGGCAGATATACTGAAGCCGAGCCATACTATCGACGTGCACTGGCAATCAGTGAAAAGCTTGCTCGGCATGATCAACCGGAAGTTGCGACCTCTTTGAACAACTTTGCAGAGTTCTGTAAGATTCTTGGCCGTTATGCAGAAGCTGAGCCTCTTTTGACCCGTGCGCTCTCAATTCGGGAGAAAATATTTGGTACTGCGCATCCCGATGTTGCGACGAGTCTTAACAATCTTGCCGGCCTTTACTTTGCACAAGGCCGGTTTAGAGAGGCAGCTCCATTATACAAGCGATCACTGGCAATTCGGGAGAAAATTTTTGGTTCCGCTCACCCTGATGTGGCAATAAGCCTGAATAATCTTGCTGAGCTCTACAAAACGCAGGGCAAATATGCTGAAGCGGCTCCACTCTTTCTGCAAGCCCTTGCAATAAAGGAAAAGTTTTTTTGTTCCGCTCACATCCAGACAGTAGTGGGTCTGAATGCTCTTGCCGGTTTTTACTCGTTTCAGGGCCGGTATGCAGATGCTGAAGCGCTTATGAAGAGGGCGCTTGCCATCCGCGATAAGATTGTCGGTTCGGTTCAACCCGACAGAGCAACCTGCATGAATAACCTTGCCGGACTCTATTCCGCACAAGGCCGATACAGAGCTGCTGAGCTGCTGTACAGTCGTTCGTTTGCATTGCGGGTGGAGTCTGTCGGGCCTGAGCATGTCATGGTTGCCGAAAGTCTGAATAACCAGGCTGAACTCTGTCGCTCGTTAGGCCAGTATGCAGATGCTGCTCCACTCTATAATCGTGCACTTGCCATTCAGGAGAAGGTTTTTGGTTTAGATCACCCCTGTGTTGCAAGAACTCTGAACAACATAGGGAAGCTCTATTCAATACAAAATAAATATGCAGATGCTGAGCAACTCTACCGACGTGCACTTGTCATCCGGGAAAAGTTTTTTGGCCCTGATCACCCCTATGTCGCAAGAAGTCTGAATAATCTCGCATCTCTTTATTCTGCTGATGGTCGGTATGCTGAAGCGCATCGCCTTTACGTCCGTGCGCTTGCTATTCGTGAAGAGGCGCTTGGTTTTGATCATCCGGATGTTGCCTTGAGTCTGAATAATCTTGCCGCTCTTTATCAGGCTCAAGGCCGTTGTGCATTGGCCGAGCCACTCTACACTCGTGCACTCGATATTCAGGAGAAGGCTTTCGGGGTCGAGCACCCGGATGTTGCTACAACACTGAACAATCTTGGGAGGCTCTATTATGCCGGTAACCGCAATGTCGAGTCAGAAGCGTTGTACCGGCGAGCACTTGCCATTCAGGAAAAAGTCTTCGGGGCATGGCACCCTGATGTGGCCACCACCCTGAATAATCTTGCATTACTGTACAAATTTGAGGGTAGATACGCTGATGCCAAGCCACTCTTTACCCGCTCCATTGCGATTCGCGAAAAGTGTTTCGGTCAGGATAACCAAAATGTAGCTGTGAGTTTACAGAACCTTGCCGAACTTTATACTGCTGAAGGTCGCTATGCTGAGGCTGAGCCATTTACCAGACGTTCATTGGCAATTGTAGAGAAGAGTCTTGGTCCTGTTGATGCCAATGTTGCTACGCTCCTTGAACATTTGGCGATCATCTGCCGGAAAACCGGGCAGGGAGTTGTTGCTGATGAGGCGCAAAAGCGTGCAGCAGTGATAAGGAGTCTGCATCACTGA
- a CDS encoding Lcl C-terminal domain-containing protein — protein sequence MMEAHKRKCLSLLTVMMIYSTSPFLLAAPSNGETEVTRGKVALLEKQSKSAYTASVQHGLIAAKENLSGNFNWSDAFGACERMEENGYNDWHLPNKDELNKLYLARTLIGGFSDDRYWSSTEYDQQSALSQQFLDGSQKLIPKVESLSVRPVRTF from the coding sequence ATGATGGAAGCACATAAAAGGAAATGCCTCTCCCTGTTGACAGTCATGATGATTTACTCGACCTCCCCTTTTTTGTTGGCAGCTCCCTCTAACGGGGAGACAGAGGTGACGCGAGGCAAGGTTGCTCTTCTTGAAAAGCAGAGTAAGTCAGCATATACCGCGTCGGTGCAACATGGTCTTATTGCGGCGAAAGAGAATCTCTCGGGAAACTTCAATTGGAGCGATGCTTTTGGAGCGTGTGAGCGGATGGAGGAAAATGGTTATAACGACTGGCACTTGCCGAACAAGGATGAGCTGAACAAGCTCTATCTCGCAAGAACACTCATTGGTGGTTTTTCAGACGACAGATACTGGAGCTCGACGGAGTATGATCAACAATCTGCATTAAGTCAGCAATTCCTTGATGGCTCTCAAAAGTTGATTCCCAAGGTAGAGAGTTTGTCCGTCCGGCCAGTTCGCACCTTTTAA